The following nucleotide sequence is from Pedococcus aerophilus.
CCAGGCCCCGGTGACCCCGGGGTGCTGGACGGCCCCACCCCGCGCCACGCGCTGTGGCTCAACACCGTGCCCGAGCCGAGGACGGTCAAGCACCGGGTCCACCTCGACGTCGACACCGAGTCGGTGGAGGCCCTCGAGGCCCTGGGGGCCACCGTCCTGGCACCCGCCACCGACGAGCAGCGCTGGACGGTCATGGTCGATCCCGAGGGCGGCGAGTTCTGCGCCTTCGTCCGTCCGCCGGACCGGCTTCGGGCCTACCGCCTCTACGAGCTCGTGGTGGACTGCGCCGACCCCGGGCCCCTCTGTCGCTGGTGGGGGGACGTCCTCGGCCTGCCCGTCGGTCACGACGTCGAGCACGACTGGTGGTGGATCGAGGCAGGCCCTGAGCAGGCCCTGCCGTTCGAGAGCATGGTGTTCGTCGCGGTCCCCGAACCGAAGACGGCCAAGAACCGCCTGCACTGGGACGTGCAGACCGCTTCCGTGGCCGCGCTCGTCGCGGCCGGGGCCACGGTCATGGGCGAGCAGCCACGGTGGACCGTGCTCGCCGATCCGGAGGGCAACGAGTTCTGCGCCTTCGTCGTCGATGCGTCCGACCAGCCGGTCGCGGACCAGCAGGTCGCGGACTAGCGGGTCGCGGACCAGCGGTTCACGGGCCAGCGGGCGCAGCCGACCACCCCGTGGGCGGGGCGGCCCCACGGGTGTCGGTCGCGAGGAGCCGGACGTAGCGTGGAGGAATGACCCAGACCGAACGCCCCGGCACCCTCGGCGAGCTCGTCGCCACCGGCTACACCCACCGCAGCGTCAAGGCTGAGCTCCGCGAGAACCTGCTGGAGCGGCTGCGGTCCGGTGAGCCGGCTTTCCCGGGAATCGTCGGGTTCGACGACACCGTCCTGCCCGAGCTCGAGAGCGCCCTGCTCGCCGGCCACGACCTGGTCCTGCTCGGCGAGCGCGGCCAGGGCAAGACCCGCCTCATGCGAACCCTCGGCCAGCTCCTCGACGAGTGGGCCCCCGAGGTCGCGGGCTGCGAGATCCACGACGACCCGACCGTCCCGGTCTGCACCCGCTGCCTGAACCTCAAGGCCGACCTCGGCGACGACCTGCCCGTCGTCTGGCGCCACCGCGACGAGCGCTACACCGAGAAGCTGGCCACGCCCGACACCAGCGTCGGCGACCTCGTCGGCGACGTCGACCCGGTCAAGGTCGCCCAGGGACGCACCCTCGGCGACCCCGAGACCGTCCACTACGGCCTCGTCCCCCGCGCCAACCGCGGCATCTTTGGCCTCAACGAGCTCCCCGACCTCGCCGAGCGCATCCAGGTGGCGATGTTCAACGTGCTCGAGGAGCGCGACATCCAGATCCGCGGGTACTCCCTGCGCCTGCCGCTCGACCTGCTCCTCGTCGCGACGGCCAACCCCGAGGACTACACCAACCGCGGCCGCATCATCACCCCACTCAAGGACCGCTTCGGCGCCGAGATCCGCACGCACTACCAGGAGGAGGTCTCCGACGAGGTCCGCCTGATCCAGCAGGAGGCCGAGACGGTGGCCGACGTGCCGGAGCACCTGGTCGAGGTGCTGGCGCGGTTCACCCGGGGCCTGCGCGAGTCCTCCGCCGTGGACCAGCGCTCCGGCGTCTCGGCGCGCTTCTCGATCGCGGCTGCCGAGAGCGTGAGCGCCTCGGCCCTGCGCCGGGCCGCCCGCGCCGGTGAGGCCGACGCCGTGGCCCGCATCTGCGACGTCCCCACCGTCGTCCCGACGCTGCTCGGCAAGGTGGAGTTCGAGATGGGCGAGGAGGGCCGTGAGCGTGACGTCCTCGACCACCTGCTGCGCCTCGCGACCGCCGAGACCTTCCGCGCACGACTGCAGGGCCTGGACCTGTCCGGCTTCACCGAGCGGTTCGCCGAGGGTGAGGTCGTCGAGACCGGCGAGCTCGTCCCCGCCGCCGACCTGCTCGCCCAGATCGGCACCACCCCCGGCCTGTCCAAGGTGCTCGACCGACTGGGCCACGGTGACGACGCCGGCCCGGGCCAGGTGGCTGCGGCCGTCGAGTTCGTCCTCGAGGGCCTGCACCTCACCCGTCGCCTCGACAAGGACACCGTGGCCGGCCGCACGGTCTACGGAGCCTGACCGTGCCCTCCTCCGGTGGACACCGACGCGGGGACGGCGGTCGTATGGGGCGAGGCCCCGGCTCCGGAGCCGGTCACCACGGCGACCGGTTCCGCTACGGCCCGTGGCAGGGGGGCGCCGATCCGCTGGCCCCGCCGTTCGACGTGCGGGAGGCGCTCGACGAGATCGGTCGG
It contains:
- a CDS encoding sigma 54-interacting transcriptional regulator, producing MTQTERPGTLGELVATGYTHRSVKAELRENLLERLRSGEPAFPGIVGFDDTVLPELESALLAGHDLVLLGERGQGKTRLMRTLGQLLDEWAPEVAGCEIHDDPTVPVCTRCLNLKADLGDDLPVVWRHRDERYTEKLATPDTSVGDLVGDVDPVKVAQGRTLGDPETVHYGLVPRANRGIFGLNELPDLAERIQVAMFNVLEERDIQIRGYSLRLPLDLLLVATANPEDYTNRGRIITPLKDRFGAEIRTHYQEEVSDEVRLIQQEAETVADVPEHLVEVLARFTRGLRESSAVDQRSGVSARFSIAAAESVSASALRRAARAGEADAVARICDVPTVVPTLLGKVEFEMGEEGRERDVLDHLLRLATAETFRARLQGLDLSGFTERFAEGEVVETGELVPAADLLAQIGTTPGLSKVLDRLGHGDDAGPGQVAAAVEFVLEGLHLTRRLDKDTVAGRTVYGA
- a CDS encoding VOC family protein, whose translation is MALARFQDLCLDVCDEDTQAEFWAAALGLRRRPGPGDPGVLDGPTPRHALWLNTVPEPRTVKHRVHLDVDTESVEALEALGATVLAPATDEQRWTVMVDPEGGEFCAFVRPPDRLRAYRLYELVVDCADPGPLCRWWGDVLGLPVGHDVEHDWWWIEAGPEQALPFESMVFVAVPEPKTAKNRLHWDVQTASVAALVAAGATVMGEQPRWTVLADPEGNEFCAFVVDASDQPVADQQVAD